In the Arachis stenosperma cultivar V10309 chromosome 8, arast.V10309.gnm1.PFL2, whole genome shotgun sequence genome, TGTTATCTCAAGTACATTAACCATCAACTcggaacaaaaaaattaatgaacCATATGAAGATGTAAAAACTAGCCAAATTTTTAATCCTTGACAAACTTACTTATCTATGTAAAGTCAACATAGAAGTAAGTCTACTAcaattttttcattattatgGCAGATATGTTAAGAATGTCACAAAATTAGATACTTACAGGTGTTCTGAGGAGGACTATTTGAACCCTTGACATGTGAAACAACACCTACAAGAGTCTGAAAAACTCCAGGAGGCTTTTTACCAACTTGAGTCTCTTGAAACGCCTATAACAGAGGTGAACACAGTTAAGATAGGATAATGTATCCAAAAACAAATAAGCAAAAATCAACCACTCATAAGTTATATAACAATGAGCAACAATCATAACATGAGGAGAAAACCCAAGTTGAAAATGGAGGAGGATATATGTTGGCACTTATACATGAGAAACATATTGAACATTATGTGTATACTGTACACGGAATTACAGATTCACAAAAACAAAGGCAAAACTCATAAACGTGATTTAAGCAAGCACCATactttaataataaataataggaACCAAAATGTAAAGTCTTATGCTTGCACTCAGTAGGCGAGGTTATATAATATGCATCAATTTATCTTAAATACCTGCATACGAGTTCTGGCGAGTTCAATAGGATAACAAGTTGCACATGCAAGGGAGCGTGACAATGAACCAGCCACTAAAGGTACATATGGAGTTGTCATTGGAGCACTTCTTGCTGTGAATTCCTCCAACCAGTTGCGGAACAAGTCATAGCATGGAAGGTAAATTCCCACCTGTGATTCAACCATtgaatacaaaattaaaaagtcaTTCAATTTCTCTATCTTCATTATGTAATGTTGACTACTTAAAACACTGAAAATTGCTAATAGAATTGTGAACTTACGGTTGGTATAGCAAGTGCCAGGCCTGCATTTGTACCCCTCCACAGCCTTGAAAATCCTTCCTGCATACCAGCCTTCCATTGATTAATGCAATCTTTGCTTATTTACAAAGCTAATAACTAACAAGCATCTGAAACTTCAAGCACAGATATATAACAAAGTAAACTTAGTGTCCACATCCTATGTCTACATTCTATAAGATTAAACCACCAACCTGTTGTACAACTTTATACAAGACATCAAATGTTCCCTTGTACCGAAAACACTCAGGAGGGCAAAGCGAAATTGTGCCATGGATTCCAGCACGGGAACACGAAGGAGAACATCTTAAATCAGCAAACATCTGATAAACAACACGAGAACAGTCAAACTAATCACTCAAAGAGGCAGCTATAAACATGGAATCTCTCACTAGCATGCAAACAATCAACTACAAAATAATCCATAACATAGCATATCACAACATTTGTTTATTTTGTGAATGAGAAGTACTATATACAAATTCTTTGAATTCGAGACATACCATGTTTGGGCCAAAACAAGCCATACGACTGGTCATATTACTGAGGCGATGAGAATAAGCCACCCCTGCGGCTTGTGCTTGCAACCTTGTCTGATATTAAACAGCAACAACAAAATCAATCAGAACAATACATAacataacataaataaataaataaccgaAACGCCATTAAAAAAAAGTTCTAATCTTTGGGCAAAGGGTTTTACTATGTTCCTAAATTCATTGATAATCAACAATAAGTACCACCTCCTATTCTTCCGAGCTCCATACATAATAAAGCAATTAATAGGGTTTTGTTATACCTTGGCAACATCAAGGGGATTAACAATAATGGCGGAGATGAAGGCGGCGCCTGCGGCAGAGAAAGCTCGTTCGCCAATTCCCAATTTGTTGGCGTCAGACGATTGCGGCGGCGACGGCGGAGGCTGAAGAGAAGGAGATTCGAGCAACAACGGAGCTTGAGCGTTCAATTCAGCTTGTGAAATTGAAGCAACTTGGTCGGAAGACGAAGCTATCCATGGATTTTGGACTCGTTCTGAATCCACCATTTTTTTCCTCTCTTCTCAGATGTTAGaacaaaaaacaaataaaaattcagaACCGAGTTCAACGATTTAACAAAATAacgaaacaaaataaaaaaataaaaaaatggaatATAGAGAAGGGTCTCCGGGTATGTTGGGGCGAGAGCGAGAAAGAAAGAATAAGCGTAAGCTACGCTAATGTAAAATTAGCGCCACGTTTGTTGACAAGTGTGCGGAAACGTCGTTTTCTTTTCACATAGTAAAATAAGATGCtaacaaaaagtcaaaaaccaaaaccctagatgatgatgttgaagaagaaggaggaggagaagaagaagaagaagtgcgTGGCCACAATTAGTGAAAATTCTTTTAGGTAcctcaaaaatcaaaatgcacATACGTTATGAATGACGCAAAATGTAGAATCCGGAACCAGAAggtgaaagaagaagaaagcgAAAAAGCGGCGCTACCTTCAGCCGAGGGAACTCGAGTCTTTTGTCTTGAGTCTTGAGTGTAGAACTACTACTGTTTTT is a window encoding:
- the LOC130943518 gene encoding mitochondrial carrier protein MTM1; this encodes MVDSERVQNPWIASSSDQVASISQAELNAQAPLLLESPSLQPPPSPPQSSDANKLGIGERAFSAAGAAFISAIIVNPLDVAKTRLQAQAAGVAYSHRLSNMTSRMACFGPNMMFADLRCSPSCSRAGIHGTISLCPPECFRYKGTFDVLYKVVQQEGFSRLWRGTNAGLALAIPTVGIYLPCYDLFRNWLEEFTARSAPMTTPYVPLVAGSLSRSLACATCYPIELARTRMQAFQETQVGKKPPGVFQTLVGVVSHVKGSNSPPQNTWQGYRVLWTGMGAQLARDVPFSAICWSILEPTRRKLLSLVGGDDANALGVLGANFSAGFVAGTLAAGATCPLDVAKTRRQIERDLVRQLRMTTRQTLMEVWRDGGMKGLFTGLGPRIGRAGPSVGIVVSFYEVVKFALHAQR